The Orcinus orca chromosome 16, mOrcOrc1.1, whole genome shotgun sequence genome includes a window with the following:
- the LOC125961453 gene encoding taperin-like, translating to MAHSEVSCAECGQVPGSFTAPPPGSRPPRPAPVRPADPSAPGRLRRRCRVSRSGSRSGIRRAGGAGRGRGPGAAALQPGPSAVPVRGDRAARAMPAGTPPAAGARCYPPLP from the exons ATGG CTCACTCTGAAGTTTCCTGCGCCGAGTGCGGACAGGTTCCGGGCTCGTTCACCGCCCCGCCGCCCGGTTCGCGCCCCCCGCGCCCCGCGCCCGTCCGCCCCGCGGACCCCTCTGCGCCGGGTCGCCTCCGCCGTCGCTGCCGGGTCAGCCGGAGCGGGAGCAGGAGCGGGATCCGGCGGGCCGGGGGCGCGGGCCGGGGGCGCGGGCCGGGGGCTGCGGCACTCCAGCCGGGGCCGAGTGCCGTGCCGGTCCGCGGTGACCGCGCCGCCCGGGCGATGCCCGCGGGGACGCCGCCGGCCGCCGGAGCGAG GTGCTACCCGCCGCTACCATGA